A genome region from Nocardia sp. NBC_00565 includes the following:
- a CDS encoding ABC transporter permease, whose translation MKRIGGLLGVLGLVAVWWVLAAMEVAGGTIPSPWTVLHTMYTDGWDLYGPNFRITALGAFKGFVWGNALAIGLAFLIVLIPWIEPLATQLAILSYCIPLLALGPIILVVFGGRTPTVFLAAMYCFFTTMVGTVTGLRSADATSLDLVRAYGGGRWQQLYRVQAIAALPNMFAALKIAAPSAVLGAIIGEYLGGVDSGIGVALTAAQTAYNVPRTWGMALAAAALAGLGYAIVALGARLVTPWTAQESR comes from the coding sequence ATGAAACGGATCGGTGGACTGCTCGGCGTCCTCGGGCTGGTCGCGGTGTGGTGGGTGCTGGCCGCGATGGAGGTCGCGGGCGGCACGATCCCGAGTCCGTGGACCGTCCTGCACACGATGTACACCGACGGCTGGGATCTGTACGGCCCCAACTTCCGGATCACCGCGCTCGGCGCGTTCAAGGGTTTCGTCTGGGGCAATGCGCTGGCCATCGGGCTGGCGTTCCTCATCGTGCTGATCCCCTGGATCGAACCGCTGGCAACACAACTGGCCATCCTCAGCTACTGCATTCCCTTGCTCGCGCTGGGGCCGATCATCCTGGTGGTCTTCGGCGGGCGCACCCCGACCGTCTTCCTCGCGGCGATGTACTGCTTCTTCACCACGATGGTCGGCACGGTCACCGGACTGCGCTCGGCCGATGCCACCAGCCTCGATCTGGTGCGCGCCTACGGCGGCGGTCGCTGGCAGCAGCTGTATCGGGTGCAGGCGATCGCGGCGCTGCCGAATATGTTCGCGGCCTTGAAGATCGCCGCACCCTCGGCCGTGCTCGGCGCGATCATCGGTGAATACCTCGGCGGCGTGGACAGCGGTATCGGCGTCGCGCTCACGGCCGCGCAAACCGCATACAACGTGCCGCGCACCTGGGGCATGGCGCTGGCCGCCGCCGCGCTCGCGGGGCTCGGCTACGCGATCGTCGCGCTCGGCGCTCGACTTGTCACCCCGTGGACCGCGCAGGAGTCGAGATGA